The genomic window GCCAGCCACCAGGCCCGAGTAGAAAACAAAGCCCATGCGGCCGCTGCCGCGCTCGCAAGCGTCGCCGGCGGCGGCAATGTCCAGCTGGCCCTCGCTGGCCATCACGCTCACGTTGTCCACGCGAACGTCCCAGGCGCGGGAAGCCATCGAGGCGGCCAGGCCAGCGCACGCGCTGGCAGGCACCTGGGTCTCCACCAGGAAAGCGTCGCCACCGGTGTTCACTGTGGCCGGATGGAAGCTCACCGGGTTGCCCCAGGCGTTGACCAGGCCAGAGCCGGCCCGCTTGTAAGCGTCGCCGGCCAGGTCATCGCGCCGCACCAGGGCAGTGGTCAGGTTGTTGTAGTTGCCGAGCATTCCGATGGAGCGCTCGATGTTCAACGCGCTTTGCTCCAGCGCGTCGGTTTCGTTGCGCACAGCGGCCTTTGCGTCGGTGCTCTTGAAAGTCACCATTGCCACCATGCCGAGGACCGAAACAACGCCCAGGGCAAGCATGGTTTCCAAGAGGCCAAAGCCTTGGGCGCGGTCAATGGCCACGGCCAGGCGTGAGGGCTTAAAACGGGTGTGGGGGTGTGTCATGGGTAAAAAGCTCCAACCTTTTCCTACCCCCACCATGCGACAGGATTAGAAAAGCGCAAGCCCCTGAAAGTGCCTAAAAACAAGGGGTTTTTTAGTTTTTCCTGTTTGGTCATGGCGACGCCCTGCGCGGTGCTGGAGAGGGTGCGTTTAGCTCCAGCACACCCTGGAGCGAGGTCTTCAACTTCTCGCGCTCCAGGCGCAGTTGCGCGTTCTCTGCTTCCAGCCGTGCCAGCTTCGCCTCCAAGGTTTCAACGGGCGCCAGGCTGGCGTGTTCGTCGGTTGCTCGCTCGCGTTGTTCCCAGGCGCTGCGCCCCTGGCTCATTGCTGCCAGCACGTCGGCATTGCCAGCGGCCACCTGGCGCGGTGTCCTGCCCAGGGCGTCGGGTGCGTCCAGGTCCGCGCCGGCGTCGGCCAGCAGTCGCGCGTGCTCGGTGTTGCCCTTGCGCGCGGCCACGTGCAGCGCCGTGGCGCCGTTGGCGTCCACACTGTTGGCGTCGGCGCCGTCTTCCAGCAATGCCGCCAGCACGGCCGGCCGGGGCTGTTCCGCGGCCACGTGTAGGGGCTGGGCCACGGTGTCGGTTTCCGACATGGCCCCCGCACGCAGCAGCGTTTTCACCGCCTCCACGTTGCCGCTGGAGGCGGCCATGTAGAGCGGAGTCATGCCGCAAAAATGGCTGTTGAGCGTGGCGGCCTGGCGCAGGGGTTGATGACGCAGCAGCACGTCCACCATCGCCGCGTCACCGCGGCCGGCGGCCAGGTGGAGCAGCGTGGGCCCGTGCCCTTCGCCGGTGGCCACGGGTTGGTCCAGGCCATCGGGCACACGGGCCACCACGCGCCGCAGGGCGTCCACGTCGCCGGTTTGAACGGCCTCATGGGCGGCCGCCACCGGATCCAGCGGCGCGAACAACTGCGCGCTGGTCGTGGGCCCGTGCTCGTCGGTCAGGCCCATCATTTCG from Stenotrophomonas sp. Marseille-Q4652 includes these protein-coding regions:
- a CDS encoding ankyrin repeat domain-containing protein, translated to MTALRWAIERNDGVAVDALLAQDSSLAADTYFAGDQPAGCPKCGSRTAFTEGSGADGPQQVHFCGPCDYAFVVVEDLDPEEPMDLDRDPYQLHTAALRADLPALRQAVREGADLDALNERGMSPLHLALAGAFTYDHTASRWEVSRPHLEAFHELLTYGADPDRANAHGFTVRQQAEMMGLTDEHGPTTSAQLFAPLDPVAAAHEAVQTGDVDALRRVVARVPDGLDQPVATGEGHGPTLLHLAAGRGDAAMVDVLLRHQPLRQAATLNSHFCGMTPLYMAASSGNVEAVKTLLRAGAMSETDTVAQPLHVAAEQPRPAVLAALLEDGADANSVDANGATALHVAARKGNTEHARLLADAGADLDAPDALGRTPRQVAAGNADVLAAMSQGRSAWEQRERATDEHASLAPVETLEAKLARLEAENAQLRLEREKLKTSLQGVLELNAPSPAPRRASP